In endosymbiont of Galathealinum brachiosum, the DNA window AAAACTGCTGGCAGTCTGCCGGAATATTTTTAATTAACTGATCAAATACATGCTGCATGATTTCAGAATTATGCGTTCGTGTCGCAACTATACCCCAGTTCAAATTAAGTATACGCCAGGGTCGCATGGGATTAGTCGCTTCCAGATCCCGCTTAATTTCTATATCAGTAACATCAATTACATTACTAATAAGTTCACACAAAAGCTCTAACTGCTTATTATCCTGAATTGTGTTTGCGTAACTGGCTATCGCATTTACAACTATATCCAGTTTTTTTACCTGTCCACCATAAACTTTCAGCCAGCTAACAACCGGTAATGAAAGGCGATGCAATTCCAGCATCTGATCCTGCATACCTCTGGAAGCACAACTCACTGAAATTTCATCAAGCAAATTTAGTGCATAATCACCGATCTTACTCACCTCTTCTGCACTTATATCAGGTTGCTTATTTCTATCCACATCAGAGGCAAGACGTAGCATTATCTGTATATTCTGACGCAATGCATCAATCATTTTTAACGTTTGCTTTGACTCATCTGAATCAGTCGACTGAAGGCTCAATATTAGCGCCTCAACAATGGATTCATATTCTCGACTTAACTCATTAATACCTGTTTCTAACATTACTTATTCATCCTGATCTGGATTGAGATATACTAAATCACCTAAACTAAAAGACTTCAGGTGAGAATTATATGCGTATTTTACACACTATGCTTCGTGTAGGAAATTTAGAAAAATCTATAAAATTTTATACCGAAGTATTTGAAATGCAGTTGCTACGCAGAAAAGACTACCCTGATGGCAAATTCACATTGGCATTTGTAGGTTATGGCGATGAAAAAGAAAACACTGTCATTGAATTAACCCATAACTGGGATACTGACAGTTATGATATGGGCAATGCTTATGGCCATATTGCACTGGAAGTAGATGATGTTTATAAAGCAGTTGACGTCATTAAAAAACAGGGTGGAAAAATACTTCGTGAAGCCGGCCCAATGAATGCGGGGGCAACGATTATTGCATTTGTTGAGGATCCTGATGGATACCAGATAGAGTTACTAGCCGCTAAATCCTGACAATAGCTCATTTAAAAACCAGATTAAGCCAGATCATCAACCATCTTATCTGATACACGATTGCGGCCATTGCGTTTGCTTTCATATAAACAGGTGTCTGCTGCTCTAACCAGAACAGCGCTAGACTGATCAAACTCAGCTGTGGTTGTTGCCAGACCAATACTCACAGTTACCCAGGGGCTCACATCCTCTTTACCGGCCTTTATTCTGGCTTCTTCCACCGATCGTCTCAGTCGTTCAGCTAATAAACGAGCATGCTCAACACTGGTATTAGGTAAAACAATTGCAAATTCTTCACCGCCGTAACGAGCCGTGAAATCAGCGGTGCGTTTTAACTGGCCAGACAAAACCTTGCCTACGGTAAATAAACAGATGTCTCCCAGCTGATGCCCGAAGCTATCGTTATAAGCTTTGAAATAATCGATATCAACCATCAGCAAACTCAGAGGTGTATACTCTCGCATACTTCGTTTCCATTCTTCCTCAAGCACCATATCAAAATAGCGGCGATTATAAGTACCGGACACATCGTCAATAATCGTCATACGGGAAACGCGACTAAACTGTCTGCCAGATGTTCGTAGAGCAACAACTACTACTACCGCTATGACACAAAATATTAACGCAATCCCTATCAATGTATATAATCGAGACAGCTCATATTCAGCAACTACATTTTTATGTGTTTTTGCCTGATTTTCTACAATTCGATCTAACAGGAAAAGCACACTGGTACTAGCAGCCCTACCTTCTCGAAATATGGCTTCAATATCACCCGCATCAACACCACCAAAAATCAAC includes these proteins:
- the gloA gene encoding lactoylglutathione lyase, which translates into the protein MRILHTMLRVGNLEKSIKFYTEVFEMQLLRRKDYPDGKFTLAFVGYGDEKENTVIELTHNWDTDSYDMGNAYGHIALEVDDVYKAVDVIKKQGGKILREAGPMNAGATIIAFVEDPDGYQIELLAAKS